In the genome of Mytilus edulis chromosome 3, xbMytEdul2.2, whole genome shotgun sequence, one region contains:
- the LOC139517639 gene encoding inner centromere protein A-like, translated as MEEKQVEPMVDEDERKLWRNWTFLKHELRVEELTEGLFKAGRFNAETKEMILTVQPNTKFMKAEKFLSALIRSGIKGYKTFCKLMKTDPSNRYAEVMEKLGISDQDDMSDSVSQAETEDQRPISAKSSMSGGTGISSKDGETGEKKIKPSVPDILRQLPGPTNECGTTTPNLLTTPTSLIRQASVTSTPNNDTASAVYAVRTALESGETTNTVADLTALEKELVRIAPTIADLFQRITKSKDEQPNASSVEELNKLKEENERLRRTNRTLIEKLNIFQQQIINLQLENKKLRANDKCDQKSKEELNKRNQELENLRKKFEVQQQELERKEVELNTQLLKIHEIEEENERQKIQIMKLEVLHDESVDDRKEQQDQIEQLMKEKSHQQYQINTLTEKLSADEERLQKMEQRLLMLENIGSGSRASYWNNRSRDKNKRTTRVVSPPRSMPWMNGVLNRSHNANVKFNPPTPLNKPPQEKGWSF; from the exons atggaagaaaagcAAGTAGAACCGATGGTTGACGAAGATGAAAGAAAACTTTGGAGAAACTGGACTTTCTTAAAGCACGAACTTCGGGTTGAAGAATTGACAGAAGGGTTGTTCAAAGCAGGAAGATTCAATGCTGAAActaaagaaatgattttaacaGTCCAACCAAATACAAAATTCATGAAAGCTGAAAAGTTTTTGAGTGCTTTAATACGGTCAGGTATAAAaggttataaaacattttgtaaactgATGAAGACTGATCCGTCAAACAGATATGCAGAAGTCATGGAAAAGTTAGGAATATCGGATCAAGACGATATGTCAG ATTCTGTATCACAGGCTGAGACAGAAGATCAAAGAccaatatcagcaaagtcaagcatg AGTGGGGGTACAGGAATAAGCTCGAAAGATGGAGAGACAGGGGAGAAGAAAATAAAACCATCAGTACCAGATATTTTACGACAACTTCCGGGTCCAACAAATGAATGTGGTACAACAACGCCAAACTTACTGACGACTCCAACAAGCCTTATTCGACAAGCCTCTGTAACGAGCACACCTAACAACGACACGGCAAGTGCTGTTTACGCTGTCAGAACGGCTCTGGAATCTGGAGAGACAACAAATACAGTAGCCGATTTAACTGCACTGGAAAAAGAATTGGTTAGAATTGCACCTACAATAGCTGATCTTTTTCAGAGAATAACAAAATCTAAGGACGAGCAACCAAACGCTTCTTCAGTTGAGGAGTTAAACAAACTGAAAGAGGAAAATGAGAGATTACGAAGAACAAATCGGACACTGATAGAAAAGTTAAACATTTTTCAACAACAGATTATTAATCTGCAGCTagagaataaaaagttacgtgcTAACGATAAATGTGACCAAAAGTCAAAGGAAGAATTGAACAAACGAAATCAGGAACTCGAAAACCTGAGAAAGAAATTTGAAGTACAACAGCAAGAACTTGAACGAAAGGAAGTAGAACTCAATACCCAGCTtcttaaaatacatgaaatagagGAGGAAAACGAACGACAGAAAATTCAGATTATGAAGTTAGAAGTATTGCATGACGAAAGTGTAGACGATAGGAAAGAACAGCAAGACCAGATAGAACAACTGATGAAAGAAAAATCACATCAACAGTATCAAATAAATACTTTGACAGAAAAGCTATCTGCAGACGAAGAACGCTTGCAAAAGATGGAACAACGCTTACTTATGCTTGAAAATATTGGAAGTGGATCTAGAGCTTCATATTGGAATAATCGAAGTCGAGACAAGAACAAACGGACCACTCGAGTCGTGTCTCCACCACGATCGATGCCATGGATGAACGGAGTTCTGAATCGATCGCATAATGCTAACGTTAAGTTTAACCCTCCAACTCCACTTAATAAACCTCCCCAAGAAAAAGGATGGTCATTCTGA